A segment of the Pseudoliparis swirei isolate HS2019 ecotype Mariana Trench chromosome 4, NWPU_hadal_v1, whole genome shotgun sequence genome:
TTGGCCTCGTGTGGGGAGGCAAACTGGATCAGTGCCCCTTCTGGGTCATTCTGGAAGGCCACCTGtccaaaaaaacatttagaaaggAACTGTGAGACGCATGTTGGAGAACTGGAAGGTCACTGAACTTAACCCTGAATGGTGCGATTTTCACCAGAACAATCCAACTGTGTATGCTACTCGTTACAAAGTGGGTAGCTCATATCAAGCTTCTTAATTGGTTCATAGTCATGATACAAAATCGACAACGTTGCCCAAAATATGCGATcaagcagaaacacacaaaccacTGCAGCACCACCACTCAAAGACCATCTGATCCGTCTTGGCACAAGAGAGATTACGGCATAAAGTGTGAACCCCCTCGAGAGCAATTGACAACCAAATCTAAGAGACCAGAGAAGGTGGCGCAATATCCTCACCATGCCAAACACAAGAAGTTATCAAAGCCATCCTACTGAGGCAGGACAGTTGGTTGGCTCAGTGGTTGCACCTTAAGTGTCAACATACAAATAATCTACCTGTTGCTGTGATATATTAACATATTTGTGTGCCGTGCTATTGCTCAACTGCTGTTGTGGTAAAATGATGAGCAGAGACGTTGATTTGGCGAAGCAACCCAGCAGGaagtgttttaatgagcacaaggcaacattaaacaagtttttttaaatccatcTGTCTCAAATATTAGCATATATTTGCAGTGTAAATGCagccctcccatcagacctttcACCAATCAAATCAGTTCTTGGAGGCAGTAACCAGAGCGCTTCCTTCTTCCCAAACATGTGTTCTTTTTGGGGTGTCCCTCGGGACCGAGCTTACCGAAAGGACCTGGCACACGATTTACTCCGGATGGGTCAAGATTATCCTTTTCAGAACCCACTAGTCATTTGTGGAAAGTTTATGATTCAGTTATTATTCGTTCTAGTATTGCCCAAAGCCCCATTTCCAGTAAGCATCTGTTACACAACCAAGTATCATAACAAGTTACATAATTGTTTCTGCTGGCTAACTCTAAGGAGTTCAAACTAAGTTAGATGATTATTTCAAACACCGCAATACAAAAGTGCACGAAAGATGTGAGGCTCATTTCAAATAAGGCTTTTAGTAACTCAGACTTTTTTTAAGACGTTCAGTTTGTTCTGTAATCTTTGCTGGTTACAGTTTTTCTTTTACAGTTTAACCTTTTGATACCATATTTACTGAAAGACATTGTTCACAAATTAGTTACCTATTTTACTGCACCACTGATTGCACTGCATAttgttttacattacattattgttACAAATAATCCAATTATTATTTCCCATCATTTATTGGCTACTATCATTTAAAGCTGTGATCTATTGCACCACATAAAGACTGACCTGTAGGTTGACAATGGTGCCAAACTTGCTGAAATGCTCATTGAGTTTGCTGATGTTGTTGAGCTCGGGAGGAATTTGACGAACCAGCAGCTTGGCGTTTGGGGAGAATGGGGCTCTTGTGTGGTAGCCCTGGTGGTTGGGTTTGTTAAAATTGGGCCTGTGCAGAGAAGAGTTGAACAATTCAATGATGGCGGTATTAAACAAACCTCTGTCAACGGTGATTAACCACAAGATTTAGAGGCAGCACTTATTTTAATATGACAAAAGAATGTCTTACTTGTCGAACCAAGGTTTTATCAAGGGAAGACCTCCATCATGAGAGACGGGTGGTCTCTCCCTCAAATCAGATTCCATAACGATCCTCATGCTGTTGTTCAGGATGTTGTCTGGTTGGAAACAAACGGGGGCAGGTCAGTTTTTCGGACTACAGAGCACATCACTCAAAAAAGAGGGAAATATGTTTAAACAGAAATACAGTAGTCTGAACCGAATGCTGAGCATGATAATGGTGCGAGGGAAAGTGCACGCATGATTAAAGACAATCCATTCAAAGCTGAAATGGACCAGTTCACGTGAACAATACCTCTTGGTGGTTGGTCCACTTCCCCCATTGTGAGGCCAATCAGGTTCGGTCTCTGGGCATTGACCCGATGGCGGTAGATTGGCCTGGTGGTATTGGTGATGCTCGGAGCCTCAGGATTATACACATCTGTCTCATAGTTGTCTAGTCAGAAGAGAGAGGATACGTTTAATTCGTAAAACACAGAGTTAAGACagaagaaatgtatgaatataaaattaaatgtgtaacttcaaaaacacacataattATTACCAGAGGTGAAGCAGGGCACTGGGGCCTGGGGAAGTGAGGAGCGCATCCCAGAGGTGACGATGGTGGGAACAGAGCTGGTCATGGAATTGGGAGGAGCATCCATGCCTGACGGTTGCagtggaggaagtggaggaggaggacctgcgTTAGATGGAGTGAAACAAAAAGCTATAGAATGAAAAGTTCAAggaaaactagttaaacctaaATCTGACTTGAACTGTTCCTCTGGGAGGTTACTCCATTTCTTGCTACCTGTTTTTAAGACTTTTGTCTTTAGTTTAAAACACAAGCAATATATGTGGGTTTATTTCCTTTACACAGAATACATCTGTATTTTTGCAAAACACAGATGTATTCTGATAATGGACAACTACTTATTTATCTGGGTTCGACAGTTGACCATTCTAAATGAATGAGCTGGCtagattaaataaaaacaagtcGAATTATATCTCCCGTTTGTCAACCATACCAAGTGTTATTGACTTTGACTCTTGGAAGCATTTGCCAAGTCATACCGACGGTGCGTCCTATTTACTAGAGATGGGTGCATTGTTTCAATTGCAAACAATCCTTGTGGGATGGTAATGAATGTTTCAGACATCAGTGAACCCTCAGTTACCAGGGAAAAGGAATGAATGCATTCCTTTATTTTGCGACACCTCGTCGGACATTTACTTACGaattatgaaaaaaatgtggACACTTGACATTCCATGGTAACAAATATCGCAAAAGTGATGCTGTTGGGATCTTCATAATTCCGTTGGAATTCCTACCTGCAACAGGTGGAAGGCTGGGTGGGAGAGAACCTGGTGGGAGAGAACCTGGTGGGAGTCCAGGGGGCCGCAGGTTCACGGGTGGTGGGTTCATAAGAGGTGGTGGGGGGCCTGGGGGCGGTGGTGCCTCTCCACCTGGGATTGGTGGAGGTTGGAAGGGCAGCATGTTGGGCAAATTGACATCCTCCACTACAACTGGGTCACTTCCATGGTCGAAaggacacatgtcccctctCATGCAGAAGCCCTTTTCTGGAAGAGATGGCAGACACATTTAGAACATCAATCTCACAAAAGCAGACAGCAAATTTTGTTTTCACACTTCAGATCTTCTTCAAGTCGTGCAGGCCTATTTACCATCATAGTCACGGCATCGCTTCCTCTGTTGAGGGGGGGGTCCTCTATTAAAAAGGCCACGATCCACAGGTTGCTCAGGGCGGAAGTCTGACCAACTCTCAGGGGTATTGTTACTATGATGATGTGTGGGAGCAATGACTGTAATGGTGCTGCTCAGTGTTGGCACAGGGAAATGTGAAGTGGTTGCAGTGGGGACTTGGACTGCTGGGGTAAAACAATCAGCATTCTCTGGCCTGTCCACTCGATCATGATCAAACTTCAACTTTCCAGAATCTCGTTCTGCAAACAGACAAAAAAGCAATGTTTCTCCACATCCAGTCATTGTTGCTCTATCTTGTCTAAATATCTGATCTACATTGTCTGAGCTGCTAGCACTACTGGAATGTGTCAAAATGTATATGTCAGTGCTAATTTGTCATTGTTTACAGTAATGAAATCCTAAAATGAAATTAATTCTGAAAACAAAAAGCACACTCGAATGTTAAATTTGGGGACACTTtggggacacaaacacacacacaattaaagcGGTGAACTTTTAGCAGATTGCAAGATTCAGAAGAACGGCGTTTCAAAATCCAGGTTTTGGTGTCATTGCTCCCTCCATAGGAAGACAATGGTTCCAACTGGCACAATGTAAAATCCTGTTGATTATGTGTCTTTTAGATCCATCAATAAGATTCTTACCTCTACTCCTGCTTCTAGACCGAGTTCTGCTGGGTGACCGGCTCCTGCTGCGATCTCGATCTCTATCTCTATCCCTGTCCCTGTCTCTTTCCTTATCCCTCTCTCGCTCACGGTCTCGGATGTGATCTTTGCTCCAACTGCGGCTGCGGCTACGACTGAAAGTGCGACTGTGGCCTCTTCTGCGGTTGAAGCGATCGCGGTACGAGTCCCTCCGTGGTTGCATGCGGTCATATTCCCTCTTTCTGGAGCGGTCGTCTCTCTTACGATCATCTCCTCTCCTAAAAGTTGGGAAGAACAAAATAATGACAATTAGTTCAAAGTAAATGTGTGTTGACAGACAAAGTTGAGACAAGCAGGTTCACTCACCTGATATCTCTGCTGTAACGAGAACTTGATTGGGGTGGGCTGTGATTCACCCTCCGAGGAAACTTCTTCTCCCGTTCGTCTTCGCGGTTTGtctggaaaaagaaaataagtaaCTTCATCTTAGATGGCCACTGACATGAATGGGGCTCCATATTGTTTGGTACCATAAAGTGCACATCTGATGGAACAAAAAGTACTCTTGAAATTGCTCCCCCTTCATTACCTCATCTTTTTTCGGCTCTTCCTTCTCAACTTTGATCAGAGAGGATGGTTGATCTGGCGGCGGGACGTAGTTTTTGTTGTTAATGGCTTCAAACAGCTTATCCACAAATGCCTGGGTCTCTGAAATGAGCCAAAAGTTCAAATACAGATTATTAATAAATCACAAATAAATAGtaacacacataataataaaaaaggcttGCCAAGTACAACTCTCATGAAGCAGGGGGATTAAATACCTTTCTGGAGAAATACATCCAACTGGTCTATACATAGGGCTTTAAGTTCCTTCTCAGTTTTGTCTTTCTTCACCAGAGCAACAACATACTTAGCAAGGGCAGAGGGGTCTGCATCACAGCTGGAAATGTTCAGAGAGAAAAAGTGTatcagaaaaacaaacatcacaCAAAAATACTATATGCATGGCAAATAGCCGAGAAATTAGCAACGTTGTCGGTCACTTATGACACCTTCACGTTAGCGTGCACCGTGTGTTTCCCACAGGACTGGTGTGACTAAGACTGAACTAGAAGGGCTAAACTGAGTGGAGGAAACATCTGAGTTGCTAATAGCTGACGTTACTTACATGGGCTCGAGGGTTTCAGACAGCCATGTTTTCAAGGCATCAATGTTTTCAATGATCATTTTAGATCCAGCCGAACTTTCCCTCCACCACGGCCAGAGTTAACGCCAGCTGGGGTTGACACTGCCTATCATCGGCTGGGGAAACGAACCACTTCAGTGGTCTTCGGCTCGGCTGTGGTTTTAACACAGCCGCGTTAACGGTGGCTAACTGAGCTACGCTAGCATGCGTCTTTCCAGGCCTCGATCGTGCCGAACGGTCACTCGGCTCTCGTGGtgtattttaatgtaaatgcAGACGTGGTGAGTCTTTTGTTTACCAACATCCAACCAACTAAACCTGGAGGTTGTAAATGTTTCTTCTCCGTTAAAGTTAATGGTGCACCCACGCTTATCGTGCTACTTTATCCCCTCTCACTAGCTAACATGCCATGGCGACTATTTACTTCCGCTGGTGTTCTCGTTGGCAAAATATCGCGAGAGCACCTCACAGTACCGGACACTCGAGCAGTTTCTCGGTCGCTTTCAGTAGCTCCACGCCACTGCAGGACAGATTGAACGTTTGTAACCAGATGTACCGAAATACAATTTTCTAGTTAtttacaacaaataaaatatcgTATAACCCATAATGAACAATGTTAGTTTAGGGCagtggttcccaaactttttctgtcaagaAAAATCTCTTTGGTGATATATGAACATTGTATACTTATCTGACTATATTATACTGATTTGTATgctctttttatatatttgagaCATAATACGTCAACTATTTGGTATAATATACTAAATCAGTGTGAATGCAGCAACTGATGCACATAAAAAGTTAACACAAAAAAATGTCAGCggacacacaaagaaaatgctCGGTGTTTGTAGTAAAAGAAAATGCATCCGGTATCGTTTTGTTAACCTTAAACAGTGAGGCACAGGTGAAACTGATATAAAACATATTGTGGACTTAAAGCCCTGAACAAAGAGCAAAACAATTTACAATAATAGTTCAATGTTTATTGACATACAGTAAGACTTTTTTTTCCGACATACAATATGATTTGTATGATCATAAAAACGTATTTAAGAcaaaatactataaatactgaAATAAATCCAGTTAAGTTCAATGGCATCAAATTAATAACTACACTACATCTGTTGcatcaatacaattcaaattaaGTTTGTACAATTCAGTTGCACTCAATTGAACGCTATTAACTAGatcaataaaacatattcaacatttATTTCAAGTGTATTCGGAACATCAATTACTACATTTTACACCCGTCATTGGGCAATCTCCAGACCAAAGTGCTTTGGTCTGGTCTTCATCCTGCAAGCACTCCTCTCCAGGCTGTAATGGAATCATTGTTTTTTGGGCGGGCAGTGGAGGGTGTCATGATCAGAGGCCTGGCTGCTGAAATGGACCTCGATCTCATCTTGAGTTTGGGCTTAAGCATTACTGCCATTCATGCTAGCCAGGAAAAGCACAACATAATCATCAATGGTGTGATGAGATTGGCCTATTAGACAGTCTAACAGCCTTCTTCCTCCCTGGAATAATCATTTGCATCAGATAGAATAATTggtgacttcttttttttgtcaccacaccacatcgacattgtttgatgaagcctcaaagcttttagaattacaactacggtcattttattgttctgaccacaaatctaaattctAAATAATTATAGTAAACAGTTTAAGAGCAAAATatcctctgctctgactaagccctataatgatagtaataacaaatatacattgtcattatatataatatggttaaagtcattcacaaaccaacttcctttttttgggcctgaacagtcctcagggacttttccttgagtctgttctgtctctacctggttgtcacgatactaacattataacttcaatacgatacctgccataaatatcatgatacccgatacgagaattcaatacaataccataaaaacaatacgataccataaatacgagactggtatatttatctataatagtaataaataaaacatctgtttggttcactttttaccaactttttccaacacttaacaaatgtcagtaatattagtattagcctacagcaagatattaatgaaactacatggtgccatcatagcattgattatacactatgaggcctttagtatctgaccagatgatagagttccttcagtatgagcagctgtagagttacataactttacagactgtctgcattggagataaagtactgaaacatttcacttctggcatgttcttttttttttaaagccgaaaatggTCTCTAAAGATCCGCCACTTTACGCCACTCGCTgagagcgctgcgcagcgcaatgcgtgcagacagcatttaaaggagcggagcagcgcgtgtgcGCTGATCGCGCgcacttttaatgaagtatcgacacaaaaaatatgcaaaatcatatcgtttttaacgtacgggtactttgttagtatcgatacaccgtgcagcgtgacagcagcagatgtagcgggctaacattcaagctaacctaaaccaccaaccgctgaagacatctgaacgctgattggccgagacgcgacaagtcccatcaaagatgttttattgcgaagagcaccacttcacattttctcggcgtttcactgcaatctcaacagtagcgggccagttgacccccccccccccccccccctaaaaacaaaaactcttcggatctacacgattcacgtggatgacctattttgatttcaaaacggtgaatttcaccgaaaggtgacaagtttacAGGTCTGAAAAGACAACATAAAAATATGAAAGTAGAGGATATATGCTGCTTTAAACTGATtgtgtttctttattattactCTTTGCACTTTTAAAATTGTAATTGGCTGTCATGGAGCTGACTGAACCAACAGACAAAATGTACATTAGCTTGCAAATTTATAATCGATTTACCatgaatacataataaataacacaaaattaaaaaagaaaaaaatacttatcTGACGTGACCCTCGAAATGTTGTTAATAGCTTTGATTTTAACtgtttaaattacattaaacaacaatcacacaatatacctcaaataaaaaaaattatcttcATGATGTACAATTGAATGAACTAATAACATCAGCTAACATGGGTTACCATAGTCTATCCCAGAATTTCCCATTCATTCTAAATCGCACGAATACTGTGAAACACATACATATGCAATAAGTataaacaaaaagtattaaCTACATTTATAAAGGATTGGCTAATAAGGCCTCCTAAAACTGTTATATTTGAAAATGATGTTACCATTTTTTGATGCTACAGTGACTTCCAGAGTACACTGTTGAATGCTTTTGATTGGATGGGGCTTCATGTTTCCTTGCAACCTTAACCTTCCTTACTCAGATGTTTTTTAGGTTGAATGGCTGACAGAAAATGGAGCTGTAGAAATCGATTGATCACATTTTGAACTATAGATTAGACGTACAGGAGATACTGTATAAGCACTAGAAGGCAGGCTTCATTTGCAGGTAAATCAACCGcagtcaaaacaaaaaaagtggtcACTGCTCCTCTAGCTGGGATCCTAGTTGCTCCTATGCTCGGCACTGCTGATGTCAAACTGCAGATCCAACACACGTCATGAAACTGTaacatgcttcttcttctttcttttttttaaagtctcctCCTTTTAAAGACCTCAAAATAAACACTTTACAGCAATATCAACTTTGGCTATGATGATGATGCCAAACGTTTTTAAAGAACAGGAAGAGCAGCTTACGCTATCATGATGAACGTGTTCAAGTCTAGATCGATGTGGTTGATTTGGGAAATGAAAACTGCTGCGACCACTTCGTAAATGACAGTTCCATCCATGTTGATGTTGGTCCAGATGGGCAGAATGAGGCGACTGATTCTTTTGTCGATCTTGAGTCCCTCCTCACAACATTGGTAAGTGAGTGGCAGTGTGGCAGAGCTTGGAGAAACACAAGGCATCCTTTGTTTGTGCATCACTCATATAGAAATATTAGAAATGGGAAGCTCGACGGACAGAGCCAGGATCAGCCCTGCAACACAGAATACACAGTgtctgctgtagttctctcATATACAGTCAGAGCACAACACCACACAGCAGATTGATTTGAATGGGCTGAATAGGGATTACGACTGTAAAACGTAAAAGAACAGTGCCTCACAAGAAgttacaaagtgctttacatgGTATAAAACAGTgaaaagcaagaagaagaaaaaagatcaaCATGATTATATAAAACAAACTGCCAGTCACATTTTCATCAAGGGTGTTTGAACACCATACTGTGCATGAAACACTCAATGTTCACAACTGTGAACATTAAGTGATTTAAAAGGGTCTCCCACTAGGGGGAGACTCTTTTATTGCAGAACAGCTAATTCAATCATAATACAAACTCACTATGAAATGACTTTCTTTGCAACTGTATTGACGTGGGAGAAGATACACATTCATCATTGGTCCATTAAGTTTGGTGACATCACATCATTTAATTCAGCCTTGCTCCATGAGCAGCAGCCTAATTAGCCACCAAAGGGAAAACCCCTGTGTGGGTTTGCTAGCTGCACTG
Coding sequences within it:
- the rbm26 gene encoding RNA-binding protein 26 isoform X1 translates to MIIENIDALKTWLSETLEPICDADPSALAKYVVALVKKDKTEKELKALCIDQLDVFLQKETQAFVDKLFEAINNKNYVPPPDQPSSLIKVEKEEPKKDETNREDEREKKFPRRVNHSPPQSSSRYSRDIRRGDDRKRDDRSRKREYDRMQPRRDSYRDRFNRRRGHSRTFSRSRSRSWSKDHIRDRERERDKERDRDRDRDRDRDRSRSRSPSRTRSRSRSRERDSGKLKFDHDRVDRPENADCFTPAVQVPTATTSHFPVPTLSSTITVIAPTHHHSNNTPESWSDFRPEQPVDRGLFNRGPPPQQRKRCRDYDEKGFCMRGDMCPFDHGSDPVVVEDVNLPNMLPFQPPPIPGGEAPPPPGPPPPLMNPPPVNLRPPGLPPGSLPPGSLPPSLPPVAGPPPPLPPLQPSGMDAPPNSMTSSVPTIVTSGMRSSLPQAPVPCFTSDNYETDVYNPEAPSITNTTRPIYRHRVNAQRPNLIGLTMGEVDQPPRDNILNNSMRIVMESDLRERPPVSHDGGLPLIKPWFDKPNFNKPNHQGYHTRAPFSPNAKLLVRQIPPELNNISKLNEHFSKFGTIVNLQVAFQNDPEGALIQFASPHEAKQAMQSTEAVLNNRFIRVHWFRDDGTDGQGQSISQQHPPQQPDLQASDAFLKQSVKDRLGPLLNANSEPLQDSSVASQQNPSKGSVKDRLGFCKPAAPIEKVFSTSMGLTKTVYNPEALKAAQKSSEEAVKKKQEALRLQQDVRKKKQEILEKHIETQKLLISKLEKNKTMKAEDKAKIMDTLGMLTKSITKLQEEIKGISGSNNQLRTAKTKAQAQKELLDAELDLYKKTQAGEDIALLKMKYTQLQIEAARRGILSSGRGRGVHARGRGALRARGRGCRGRGRGVSLHAVVDHRPRAVDIVGFTEADHVDLLPHFAQFGEIEDCQIDGNNLSAVITFKTRAEAEQAAVHGVRFNNRTLRLAWHKVVKTLSAADADDAEPEEDEYPEGSLSDDALLQDDDEEEDDNEPRSWRR
- the rbm26 gene encoding RNA-binding protein 26 isoform X2; this translates as MIIENIDALKTWLSETLEPICDADPSALAKYVVALVKKDKTEKELKALCIDQLDVFLQKETQAFVDKLFEAINNKNYVPPPDQPSSLIKVEKEEPKKDETNREDEREKKFPRRVNHSPPQSSSRYSRDIRRGDDRKRDDRSRKREYDRMQPRRDSYRDRFNRRRGHSRTFSRSRSRSWSKDHIRDRERERDKERDRDRDRDRDRDRSRSRSPSRTRSRSRSRERDSGKLKFDHDRVDRPENADCFTPAVQVPTATTSHFPVPTLSSTITVIAPTHHHSNNTPESWSDFRPEQPVDRGLFNRGPPPQQRKRCRDYDEKGFCMRGDMCPFDHGSDPVVVEDVNLPNMLPFQPPPIPGGEAPPPPGPPPPLMNPPPVNLRPPGLPPGSLPPGSLPPSLPPVAGPPPPLPPLQPSGMDAPPNSMTSSVPTIVTSGMRSSLPQAPVPCFTSDNYETDVYNPEAPSITNTTRPIYRHRVNAQRPNLIGLTMGEVDQPPRDNILNNSMRIVMESDLRERPPVSHDGGLPLIKPWFDKPNFNKPNHQGYHTRAPFSPNAKLLVRQIPPELNNISKLNEHFSKFGTIVNLQVAFQNDPEGALIQFASPHEAKQAMQSTEAVLNNRFIRVHWFRDDGTDGQGQSISQQHPPQQPDLASDAFLKQSVKDRLGPLLNANSEPLQDSSVASQQNPSKGSVKDRLGFCKPAAPIEKVFSTSMGLTKTVYNPEALKAAQKSSEEAVKKKQEALRLQQDVRKKKQEILEKHIETQKLLISKLEKNKTMKAEDKAKIMDTLGMLTKSITKLQEEIKGISGSNNQLRTAKTKAQAQKELLDAELDLYKKTQAGEDIALLKMKYTQLQIEAARRGILSSGRGRGVHARGRGALRARGRGCRGRGRGVSLHAVVDHRPRAVDIVGFTEADHVDLLPHFAQFGEIEDCQIDGNNLSAVITFKTRAEAEQAAVHGVRFNNRTLRLAWHKVVKTLSAADADDAEPEEDEYPEGSLSDDALLQDDDEEEDDNEPRSWRR